The sequence ATAGATCCTCTACTCttacctataaatagacaggatctCCTAGGGACTCGATGTGGGTACATAGATACATGACATTATTTAGATATTCTCTCATCTCTTCTTAGTCACATAAACCagttattgagagattatagatttCCTCTCATCTCTCCTTTGTCCATAATCCATCGCTTATAGCAGTCCTATAAAGAATAAGAAGAGATGAGACATTGAAATGAGCTTTTTCTGTAAATCGACATCACTGTAGTTTTTTGGATCCGACGACGGTGCACCTACAGATCAGATAAAGGCTTTCTGAGCAACATCGAAAAGGTACACATCGTAAATCTAATATatagttatttgatttcaatttttgATATTAAAGTTTTTCGTATAACAATAATATAATCATGGTTTTTATGTTTACATGCCCATGTTGTTTTTATACTTCTTGACAACTAAAATAAGATACTAGGGTAGGACTGAAAATTTCTTTCGAAACTTCTCTTCATTTAGGAGGTTGCAAAAGCTTTCTATACTTCCTAATGTGGGCCATGAAAATAACAAATTGCCTGGCACACTAAGTGTAGAGTTATATTTATGGAGTTTTAGACACATGTATCCTCTAACAAAGGATATGCATATTTCATTTGTCTTGCAGGTGGTCGTCTTTGATTTTCAGCCTCAAGATCCTGAGAACTTCTATGCGTTACTTTCTGTCATATCTCAAAGACAGATACCTGGTAGGTCTATCCCTTGTTATGTTATGGACGTAACATCCTTTCTTGCATGGATTCATTCTTTTCCATTCAAGATTGTAATAATCCAATAACTGTTTTTTGTAAAGTCATTGTAGTGCCTACTTgttatcattagatttctattttGGCATTTGTGTGTGTATGCAAAGCAAGTGGCTTCCAGAAAATCTAGCTTTACCTTGCTATTATTGTCCATTTCTCTTATTTTTGTGGACTGCAGAAATTGATGCCACAATTAAGCAGCCATAGCATCAAATATAGGTGTCATAAATTTGCTACTTGGGAGTTGAGTTTCTCTCGACTCTTCAAGTTTCTAGAGTTGCTTCATTGTGCTCATTTTATGAGTGGTTGATTTCTCCTGACCATCCATAAAactgattttacaaaaataaaatgtTCTTGGTTCTCAACAATATGCCTTTCCCTTTTGTCCTCTTCTTTAGGAGTTGTTCTAAAAAGAAAGCTGCAGAGGATACCTAAAAGTCGGTGCTGGTTTATTGGATTTTCTGATGATGATGGTGTTGAGGTGGCCAACAAATTCAGTGAAGACTGGTCGACTCATCTGACTGTTGGAAAACATGACTGCCGCCATTTCACAAATGGTAACATATTACTTTCCTTTAATTACTAACTCCAAAATGCACATAAGTTCCACATTAAAAAGGATGCAACATATAGGCTTACAGATGAATCCTTCAATACTTCAGTCATGGTGATTAGTTCTAGATTTCTCTTTGAAAACTAGGAAAAGTTCTCCAATATTCCAAAGAAACTGCAACCATTtgtaaattaaatattaaatcaatTCTATTTTTTAAGGTTTAGTTGGAACATGCACAATTACTACTAGAGTTATTGACAGGTTCATCATATTTCTAATTGGTGTATATTTAAGTGTAGACTTTATTCCTTGGTTTGAATAAATGGTATTTCATGTGGAGCACATGCTATTTATGACTTATTTAGACCATATTTTAAACAAAAATTTCTCTTTGGCAATTTTAAGGATTGGTGGAGTGCTTAACCGGACAGCAACATGTATTGAGCTATCTACAAGCGACATCCAGTGGCTAAACTTCTGGATGCTGGAACAAATTTCTCTCTCCCTGTAAAAATACACAGGAAAAAGGCGTATTTGAGCTAATTGTTCTTTtatatatcaaatatataatCTACGGTGACAGTACACAGTACTACATATGACAAGGCTATATGGTGGTGCTCCGCTTCCTGTGTACGCTTTTTGTGCTGAATCTTATTCCTCGTACAATTTGTGGGATTGAAGGATAACATTTGTCTCACGAATCCTCATGTTCTCTTGCCTGCTGAAGATGGAGACTTTTCTGAGAAGTTCTTATCCATAATTCTGTTTGATTTCCAATTTCAATGGCGAGTATCTGTTCCACCAAGTCATCTGCATGTACAAGGAATCTCCTGCCTTTGGTCTTCAACTACGAGAGGGACCTCCCTCTCCTTTAGAAACTGTTGTGTACATGTTATGGCTATAAAATCAAGCATGCAGTTCTCCAGTAAAGAGGTCAGGCACACAGTAAAATGTGCAGTCCTTCACTTTGTA comes from Musa acuminata AAA Group cultivar baxijiao chromosome BXJ3-3, Cavendish_Baxijiao_AAA, whole genome shotgun sequence and encodes:
- the LOC135634094 gene encoding uncharacterized protein LOC135634094; this encodes MASASFFASARLPTASLPSPKEQGRGRAAVYVAAVPLRAAKGPAQMLMSAAYSLGVWDLQHFMVVVRPEPSRSQVVVFDFQPQDPENFYALLSVISQRQIPGVVLKRKLQRIPKSRCWFIGFSDDDGVEVANKFSEDWSTHLTVGKHDCRHFTNGLVECLTGQQHVLSYLQATSSG